TTTGAAATAAACAAAACTCCTTAAAACTAGAAACACCTAAAATAGTCAACCTATTTTAGGTGTTTTTGCTATTAACCCGCCCCTACCCTTTGTACTTTATCACAAGCATGGTAAGGTCGTCGCTCTGCTCTGCGCCATTCACAAACTCGGACACTGCATGCGACATGGTATCCAGCAATTGCTGCGGTCCCGCAAACGCAGGTAACTCGCGATTTTTGTCATCAGCATTCATTCCACCGTCGCCACAAATTGCGCTTTCGACTCGCTTCAATCCAAACAGCTTTCCATTTGCGTTCATGGCTTCGGTGAGGCCATCCGTATAAAGCAAAATCATATCGCCCGCAGCGATGACCGATTCCTGGACATTGTAATTTTTTTCTTCCATGACCCCGATAGGGATATTTGCGGTAACATCGAGATATCGCATATTACGTCCAGTAATGATAATGGGCTTTTCATGGCCGGCATTGCAGTAGCTCAGGCGCCCCGTTGCAAGGTCTAGCACACCAACAAAAAGCGTTGCAAACATTCCCGTCGTATTTCCACGACTGGCCATCGTGTTCATTCCCATCACAATGTGAGATGGATCATCGACTTTAGTTGCAATCGTGCGGAACACGGCCTGCGTCATCGACATGACAAGTGCCGCCGGGATTCCCTTGCCGCAGACGTCACCGATATTGAAGAACAGCTTTCCATCACGCACAAAATAATCATAAAAATCGCCACCCACCTGTTTTGCCGGGACCTGACTACCAACGATATTCAGGAATTCGCTTTCGGGCAGCGGTGGCGGAAGCATCGCCGTCTGGATAGCGTTTGCAATGCCGAGTTCCCTATTCATCAAATCTTTTTCGGCACTGACTTTGCTCAGCTTACGAACGCTGAGAATGCTACGATACATGATAAAGCCAAGCACCACAAGTCCAATCAGCTGGAAGATTATGACCGGAATGAGAGAGCGCTGCTGGTTATCGTACAACTGCACTGCCATCGAAGAGAGTTCGCGCATTGGGACATCGGCGCCAATAACGGCAACGACACGTCCTTGAGGATCGTGGACTGGCCGCGAGAATGTAGACATCAGCGCCACGTAATAGCGGCTCATGTACGGTTCGCTCCAAGAACCGTTGCCATGCAAGCCCTCGCGGTACCAAGTGCGTTCCGTATAATCAAACCCAATAACGGTGTCCTTAATTTCGTTGGTCGCATCATCTCTAAAAGTAAAGTATCCATCGCGAAGACCGTCGCTCCCCACTCGGTAAGCAAAATCAACGCCGACAATTTCAGGATGGTTCGCAACCACTCGTTGCAACGCCATGTGCAATGAATCTTGCTGTTGTGTATCGATTAGACGTTCTACTTCGGGCAGCACAGCCGCAATGGCGGCCTCGACTAATTCCTTGACTTCAAAGGTCCGGTTCGCAGAAGTAAGGTCTTGCTTAGCCATTTCCTTAATTTGTGCGGTAATGGCACGGCGTGTAGAAATGTACTGCACAGCGGTCGTCAGTTCGAGCAACAAAGCAGCAACGACGAGGACCGTTACGCTCCGGATTTTTGTATGGCGGGATGTGTTCATAATACTGCGCCCCTCAACATGCTAATCTTGTAGTTTTATAATATATCTTATTTAGGGAAAAATTGTAATTTGGGTCCCAATTTTTATTATAAATGCTGATTTAGAACACACTTTTTGGTCCCAAAACGCCATTTTTACGATTTTTTAAGCTAGTCCAAAAGCCCGCTATTTTGACGTTGGAACACAAAATAATATATCAAACTCCAGGCGCCCCACACGACGCAAAGCGCCATACCAATATAACCCACCGCATAAACAGCGGAGGCAATTTCATCGCATTTCAAAAGCAAGCCCGTTTCTGAGAGGATAAAATTCCAGTCGTGAAATCCGTAAGGGGCTTCGGCGCCGGTGCCACCGCTAATAAGCGTAAGCTTCATGGGGAGAGCATCTTCGATGTAAGGCGCCACGTCTATCAAGTTTTCGAACGCCCACCAAAGAGCAATGGAGGCTCCGAACAAATCGCGGGGCTTAACCCACAGCGCAAAGCAAAACACGAGCGGCATAATGGTCTGGAAAAGCGAGCCGCCAAGCGATGTCAGTACGGGCTTTCCGAAGATTCTAAAAACGATGTGCCCCGTTTCGTGAACGGGCAAATTCAAGTTGTGCAAGAATTGCGCAATCCAGGATTCATAGCCACCAGCAAAAGCCTGCAAAGTAAAAAACGACATTGCAAACAACAAAACAACACGGGCCGCGAAAAAATTATTGCGCCCGAGCGGTCGCGGCAACAAAACGAACTGCACCCAAGCAGGCCATTCTTTAGGCTCGTTCAGCCAATCCAGAATTCGGGCAAGTAACGGTTTCTTTTCGTGTGGGACAAAGGTCATAAAAGTAACGATAGTAATCTTTGTAACAAGATGCGCCGAGGACCCTTATTTGTTATAAATTTCTGGCGACTGGCTGTAGAATCGACGATGCGTGAAGCTGTACCAGAGATTCGGATTTTCGTAGATGCGTTCTTCAAGCCACTTGTTGAATTTTTCGAGAATCCGCGGGCCTTCCACCTCAATCGCATGGAGCACGCGAACTTTTTTTAAAGATGCGCATTTCAGAGATGCATCTTCCGGAGATGCGCCGCGCTCCTCCATCCAGCAAATAAATACGGGTGTTTGCGGACGATGCTTGAGCAGAAAATCCGGCAACGGATTCACATTCGCGGGGCGACCGAGAAAAGTTCCCGGGAGTGCGCTCGGAATGCGGGAGTCCTGATCAGAGAGCAAGCAGAAAAGTTTGCCCTCGTTCAATATGCGTATAAAGTCGCGTGGCGTCCGGGCATCCACCGAATAACTCCGGCCATCGACCGCACGGATTTTGCGTTCAAGAATGTTATTAAGCCACTTGGGCTTCACGGGTATATAACTTGCGACAAGCGGAATTCCAAGGCGGCAAAGCCACGGTCCCATCGCTTCATAATTGCCGTAATGCGCCGTCAAAAAGATTCCGCCACTCCGCATTTTTTCAAGCACCGGAATGGCAGCCTCGTCAAGAGCAAAATCCCAGCCATCCACACGACACGGGTACTTCGAGAAGTCCGCGGGCAATCGCTTGAACGTTCCAAAGCAGAACAGCAGTTCGCCCACATGACGAGTCAAGTTTATCAAGAGCTCATCGTAGTTGACGGGAGCGATAGTTGGCGCATTAGTCACGTTCAATGCATTAGACAAAGCGCCCGCCACATGCTTTACGTTCGCAAAAACAGTTTTACGCTTCCAGCCCAC
This is a stretch of genomic DNA from Fibrobacter sp. UWB13. It encodes these proteins:
- a CDS encoding lysophospholipid acyltransferase family protein — translated: MVFFGKIAAAVFAWGAYAVLRLVGWKRKTVFANVKHVAGALSNALNVTNAPTIAPVNYDELLINLTRHVGELLFCFGTFKRLPADFSKYPCRVDGWDFALDEAAIPVLEKMRSGGIFLTAHYGNYEAMGPWLCRLGIPLVASYIPVKPKWLNNILERKIRAVDGRSYSVDARTPRDFIRILNEGKLFCLLSDQDSRIPSALPGTFLGRPANVNPLPDFLLKHRPQTPVFICWMEERGASPEDASLKCASLKKVRVLHAIEVEGPRILEKFNKWLEERIYENPNLWYSFTHRRFYSQSPEIYNK
- a CDS encoding PP2C family protein-serine/threonine phosphatase; the encoded protein is MNTSRHTKIRSVTVLVVAALLLELTTAVQYISTRRAITAQIKEMAKQDLTSANRTFEVKELVEAAIAAVLPEVERLIDTQQQDSLHMALQRVVANHPEIVGVDFAYRVGSDGLRDGYFTFRDDATNEIKDTVIGFDYTERTWYREGLHGNGSWSEPYMSRYYVALMSTFSRPVHDPQGRVVAVIGADVPMRELSSMAVQLYDNQQRSLIPVIIFQLIGLVVLGFIMYRSILSVRKLSKVSAEKDLMNRELGIANAIQTAMLPPPLPESEFLNIVGSQVPAKQVGGDFYDYFVRDGKLFFNIGDVCGKGIPAALVMSMTQAVFRTIATKVDDPSHIVMGMNTMASRGNTTGMFATLFVGVLDLATGRLSYCNAGHEKPIIITGRNMRYLDVTANIPIGVMEEKNYNVQESVIAAGDMILLYTDGLTEAMNANGKLFGLKRVESAICGDGGMNADDKNRELPAFAGPQQLLDTMSHAVSEFVNGAEQSDDLTMLVIKYKG